From the genome of Candidatus Krumholzibacteriota bacterium, one region includes:
- a CDS encoding RtcB family protein, with the protein MLVPGRIYANRRSMEFLLAESGRNAWDALRQVRNVACLPGIQTASLAMADIHPGYGFPIGGVGAFDTGTGVVTIAGVGFDINCGVRAMAVDVARKEVERRRESLADVLFAHVPAGVGSTGDLRLSAAEVDDALVRGARFSLERGYGIPGDLEYIEEGGVVDGADPAAVSDRAKKRQLSQVGTLGSGNHYLEVQYVDEVYDDRAAAAFRLSSGTVVVSIHTGSRALGHQIGTDYLKILRRASEKYGLHVREAELVGAPIDSPEGRRYISAVNAGINCGFANRQAIAGIVRRAFQGFFSLGDEAIRTIYEVGHNNLKFETHLVDGERKRLLVHRKGATRAFGPGRPEVPAAYREVGHPVLVGGTMGTASFVLVGTARGMEETFGSSVHGAGRLFSRKKALGTWRSERVIEDLGREGIVVRTHGKKSAAEEAPGAYKDVEDVVAVMEGAGVSRRVVRLRPIICIKG; encoded by the coding sequence ATGCTCGTCCCCGGAAGGATCTACGCAAACCGGCGTTCGATGGAATTCCTTCTCGCCGAGAGCGGGCGGAACGCGTGGGACGCGTTGCGCCAGGTGAGGAACGTCGCCTGCCTGCCGGGCATCCAGACCGCTTCGCTCGCCATGGCCGACATCCATCCCGGATACGGGTTTCCGATCGGCGGCGTCGGCGCCTTCGACACGGGAACGGGCGTCGTGACGATCGCCGGCGTCGGGTTCGACATCAACTGCGGGGTCAGGGCGATGGCGGTGGACGTGGCGAGAAAGGAGGTCGAGCGGCGTCGGGAATCCCTTGCCGACGTGCTCTTCGCCCACGTGCCGGCCGGCGTCGGATCGACGGGGGACCTGCGACTCTCCGCCGCGGAAGTCGACGACGCGCTCGTGCGCGGAGCCCGGTTCTCCCTCGAACGGGGCTACGGGATTCCCGGGGACCTCGAGTACATCGAGGAGGGGGGCGTCGTCGACGGGGCGGACCCGGCCGCGGTAAGCGACCGCGCGAAAAAGCGCCAGCTCAGCCAGGTCGGAACGCTCGGCTCGGGCAATCACTACCTCGAGGTGCAGTACGTCGACGAGGTGTACGACGATCGGGCCGCGGCCGCCTTCAGACTGTCGTCCGGGACGGTCGTGGTGAGCATCCACACGGGGAGCCGGGCTCTCGGACACCAGATCGGCACGGATTACCTGAAGATCCTGCGACGTGCGAGCGAGAAGTACGGATTGCACGTTCGCGAGGCCGAGCTGGTGGGCGCGCCGATCGACAGCCCCGAGGGCCGGCGGTACATCTCTGCGGTCAATGCGGGGATCAACTGCGGATTCGCCAACAGGCAGGCGATCGCCGGTATCGTGCGGCGCGCCTTCCAGGGCTTCTTCTCGCTCGGCGACGAGGCGATCAGGACAATCTACGAGGTCGGTCACAACAACCTCAAGTTCGAGACGCATCTCGTCGACGGCGAAAGGAAGCGTCTTCTCGTCCATCGAAAGGGCGCGACGCGCGCCTTCGGGCCGGGTCGGCCCGAGGTGCCGGCGGCGTATCGCGAGGTCGGGCATCCGGTTCTCGTGGGGGGGACGATGGGGACCGCCTCCTTCGTTCTCGTGGGCACCGCGCGGGGGATGGAGGAGACCTTCGGCAGTTCCGTGCACGGCGCCGGGCGTCTCTTCTCGCGCAAGAAGGCGCTCGGGACGTGGCGGTCGGAACGGGTCATCGAGGATCTCGGACGCGAGGGGATCGTCGTCAGGACGCACGGCAAAAAGAGCGCCGCGGAGGAAGCGCCCGGCGCGTACAAGGACGTCGAAGATGTCGTCGCCGTGATGGAGGGGGCGGGTGTCAGCCGCCGCGTCGTCCGGTTGAGACCGATCATCTGCATCAAGGGCTAG
- a CDS encoding transglutaminase: MGQIDSRPALLAGAPSFILLALLLVALPAAAAPGDVAGTIPLRVSHPTGVAFDGSRLWVADRSTDRFYGIDPANGAVLDSLVAPGYFPSGLAWDGKLLWSTDPADGRIYATDPSNGFTVRSIESPTPSPTGIAWDGAYLWICDNRTDVIARIDPGDGTTIRSFRAPASDSRSLAFDGERLWCSDRIRDRIYLVDPASGLVLVTLDAPGPYTWGLAWMDGELVCADYEDDLLYRLVVRDDRQYAISSPRRAVVDFTTEADVLGPGTIVSLEVCYAVPRDRENQTLLSPPRFVPEPDRFETDRWGQRVAVFRFENLTAASSVEVAMQAEIETSAIRWFVFPGDVGEEMPREIREAYLADDAKFDLGHPFIRSLVDSIVGGETNPYWKARRLYQYLIANMEYELAGGWNTAPTVLRRKTGSCSEYSFSFIALCRAAGVPARYVGSLVVRGDDASYDDVFHRWNEIYLPNYGWVPVDANAGDREWPADQAAAFGGVSNRFLVTTEGGGDSEYLGWSYNHENRWVSSGKCRLRLESTAEWEPLE, from the coding sequence ATGGGACAGATCGATTCTCGTCCGGCGCTTCTCGCCGGCGCGCCGTCATTCATTCTCCTGGCCCTCCTGCTGGTCGCTCTTCCCGCCGCCGCGGCGCCGGGCGACGTGGCGGGAACGATCCCCCTCCGCGTCTCGCATCCGACCGGGGTCGCGTTCGACGGCTCCCGGCTGTGGGTCGCCGACCGGTCAACGGACCGTTTCTACGGGATCGACCCGGCCAACGGCGCCGTTCTCGACTCCCTCGTCGCTCCCGGCTATTTCCCCTCCGGTCTCGCATGGGACGGCAAACTCCTCTGGAGCACCGATCCCGCCGACGGCCGCATCTATGCGACCGATCCGTCGAACGGATTCACCGTCCGGTCCATCGAGTCGCCCACGCCGTCCCCGACCGGCATCGCATGGGACGGAGCGTACCTCTGGATCTGCGACAACCGGACCGACGTCATCGCCCGTATCGACCCGGGAGACGGAACGACGATCCGGTCCTTCCGGGCGCCGGCGTCGGATTCCCGCTCGCTCGCCTTCGACGGCGAGCGCCTCTGGTGCTCCGACCGTATCCGCGACCGGATATACCTGGTCGATCCGGCCTCCGGCCTCGTGCTCGTCACGCTCGATGCCCCCGGTCCGTACACCTGGGGGCTCGCGTGGATGGACGGCGAACTCGTGTGCGCGGATTACGAGGACGATCTCCTCTACCGTCTCGTCGTCCGCGACGACCGGCAATACGCGATCTCCTCGCCCCGGCGTGCCGTCGTCGATTTCACCACCGAGGCGGACGTCCTCGGTCCGGGGACGATCGTCTCGCTCGAGGTCTGCTACGCGGTGCCGCGCGATCGGGAGAACCAGACGCTCCTTTCGCCGCCCCGCTTCGTTCCGGAGCCGGACCGGTTCGAGACCGACCGCTGGGGCCAGCGCGTCGCCGTCTTCCGCTTCGAGAACCTGACGGCCGCCTCGTCGGTCGAGGTCGCCATGCAAGCCGAGATCGAGACGTCGGCGATCCGCTGGTTCGTCTTCCCCGGGGATGTCGGAGAGGAGATGCCGCGGGAAATCCGCGAGGCCTATCTCGCGGACGACGCCAAATTCGACCTCGGGCATCCCTTCATACGCTCGCTCGTCGATTCGATCGTCGGCGGGGAAACGAACCCGTACTGGAAAGCGCGCAGGCTGTACCAGTACCTGATCGCCAACATGGAATACGAGCTCGCGGGCGGATGGAATACGGCGCCTACCGTCCTCCGCAGGAAGACCGGCTCCTGTTCCGAGTACTCCTTCAGCTTCATCGCCCTCTGCCGCGCGGCGGGCGTCCCTGCCCGTTACGTCGGATCGCTCGTCGTCCGCGGAGACGACGCCAGCTACGACGACGTCTTCCACCGGTGGAACGAGATCTACCTGCCGAACTACGGCTGGGTGCCGGTCGACGCGAACGCGGGAGACCGCGAATGGCCCGCCGACCAGGCGGCGGCCTTCGGCGGCGTCTCGAACCGGTTCCTCGTGACGACCGAGGGCGGCGGCGACTCAGAGTACCTGGGCTGGAGCTACAACCACGAGAACCGGTGGGTCTCGTCTGGCAAGTGCCGGTTGCGCCTGGAAAGCACGGCCGAGTGGGAGCCCCTGGAATAG
- the ggt gene encoding gamma-glutamyltransferase translates to MKRQTRGYAAAIVAVALLARGGVAAERVCAAGGMVVSACPIATAVGAEVLANGGNAVDAAVAVGFALAVTWPPAGNVGGGGFMVFRGAGGETAFFDFRETAPLGASRDMHLGFDGEPIDAASRLGHRAGGVPGTVAGLALAHERAGTLPWSELLAPAVLLAEEGFRVSGHLAASLRRLDPYIDRFPGLALFLGPDGRLLDEGSVLRNPDLAAVLRRIADGGAAGFYDGETARLIEEEMLRGGGLVTREDLWRYRAIERRPVEGTYRGRRIVSAPPPSAGGTALIEILNILEGFDLAADGPLSDRAIHRIVEAEKRAFADRATHLGDPDFRPVPVEMLCSKEYAARLREEIGPEATPSRRIAAAEIPAGESPETTHYSVLDAAGNAVAVTTTLNSSFGSKTVVEGCGFLLNNEMDDFSVKPGAPNLYGLTGGEANAIAPGKRMLSSMTPTILVDGDSVLAVLGTPGGSTIITTVVQLVVDIVDFGINEAAAVAVPRFHHQWLPDVIQYERGAFPPPIRTALEARGHSLRELDDSIGDAQIIIAGDGCACGASDPRGGGAAEGIDPIRRETTR, encoded by the coding sequence ATGAAGAGACAAACGAGGGGATACGCGGCCGCGATCGTGGCGGTCGCGCTGTTGGCGAGGGGGGGCGTCGCGGCGGAGCGGGTCTGCGCCGCCGGCGGGATGGTCGTGTCCGCCTGTCCGATCGCGACGGCGGTCGGGGCGGAGGTCCTCGCGAACGGGGGAAACGCCGTCGATGCGGCCGTCGCCGTGGGATTCGCGCTCGCGGTCACCTGGCCGCCCGCAGGGAACGTCGGCGGTGGCGGCTTCATGGTGTTCCGCGGGGCCGGGGGAGAGACCGCCTTCTTCGATTTCAGGGAGACGGCGCCCCTCGGGGCGTCGAGAGACATGCACCTCGGTTTCGACGGAGAGCCGATCGACGCGGCGAGCCGCCTCGGGCACCGCGCGGGAGGCGTGCCGGGGACCGTCGCCGGGCTTGCCCTCGCGCACGAGCGCGCGGGGACGTTGCCCTGGAGTGAGCTTCTCGCCCCGGCCGTCCTGCTCGCGGAAGAGGGTTTCCGGGTGAGCGGGCATCTCGCCGCCTCTCTCCGAAGGCTCGATCCGTATATCGACCGGTTTCCCGGCCTCGCTCTCTTTCTCGGGCCGGACGGCCGTCTGCTGGACGAGGGATCGGTCCTCAGGAATCCCGATCTCGCAGCCGTGCTTCGCAGGATCGCCGACGGGGGCGCGGCGGGGTTCTACGACGGCGAGACGGCGCGGCTGATCGAGGAGGAGATGCTGCGGGGCGGCGGGCTCGTGACCCGGGAGGATCTTTGGCGATACCGGGCGATCGAACGTCGGCCGGTGGAGGGAACGTACCGCGGCAGACGGATCGTCTCGGCGCCGCCGCCGAGCGCCGGCGGGACAGCCCTCATCGAGATACTCAATATCCTCGAGGGTTTCGATCTCGCCGCCGACGGCCCTCTCTCCGACCGGGCAATCCACCGGATCGTCGAAGCGGAGAAGCGGGCCTTCGCCGACCGCGCAACGCACCTCGGCGACCCGGATTTCCGGCCGGTTCCCGTGGAGATGCTCTGTTCGAAGGAATACGCGGCAAGACTCCGGGAGGAAATCGGTCCAGAGGCGACGCCGTCGAGGCGGATCGCCGCGGCGGAAATCCCCGCCGGGGAGTCGCCGGAGACGACGCATTACTCCGTCCTCGACGCCGCGGGAAACGCCGTCGCCGTGACGACCACCCTGAACAGCTCCTTCGGATCGAAGACGGTCGTCGAGGGATGTGGGTTTCTCCTGAACAACGAGATGGACGACTTCTCGGTGAAACCGGGTGCGCCGAACCTCTACGGCCTGACGGGGGGGGAGGCGAACGCGATCGCCCCGGGAAAGCGGATGCTCTCCTCGATGACGCCGACGATACTCGTGGACGGCGACAGTGTCCTCGCCGTCCTCGGCACGCCGGGAGGATCGACGATCATCACGACCGTCGTCCAGCTCGTCGTCGATATCGTCGATTTCGGAATAAACGAGGCTGCCGCCGTCGCCGTGCCGAGATTTCACCACCAGTGGCTGCCCGATGTGATACAGTATGAGCGGGGCGCTTTCCCGCCCCCGATACGGACCGCACTCGAGGCCCGCGGACACAGCCTTCGCGAGCTCGACGATTCGATCGGCGACGCCCAGATCATCATCGCGGGAGACGGCTGCGCCTGCGGCGCGTCCGATCCGCGTGGCGGGGGCGCCGCGGAGGGTATCGACCCGATACGAAGGGAGACGACCAGATGA
- a CDS encoding TonB family protein — protein sequence MPERTGQGWPRSRRSRGAWLVIVLAAVLIHLLFVVSFKPAWLDVFRRDLPGDGDATSISYLDRPFSLVPLPDDTPEPVITDNVIVTEDPVDETFDIAELGEPADDIAPREGGSSGGSPGAGGGRRRVTVEPKPLYIPWPEYPEGVPRGIEGTVELLVFVNEKGEVEAVHVARGLPHDLLNRAAVRAARRIRFSPGLEKGSPTAMWVRLAIGFQPN from the coding sequence ATGCCCGAGAGGACAGGACAGGGGTGGCCGAGATCCCGGCGCAGCCGGGGCGCCTGGCTCGTCATCGTCCTCGCGGCCGTGCTGATCCACCTGCTCTTCGTTGTCTCCTTCAAGCCGGCGTGGCTCGATGTCTTCCGGCGCGACCTTCCAGGCGACGGGGATGCGACGTCCATCAGCTACCTCGACCGTCCCTTCTCTCTCGTCCCCCTGCCGGACGACACGCCGGAACCGGTCATCACCGACAACGTGATCGTCACCGAGGATCCCGTCGACGAGACCTTCGACATCGCGGAGCTCGGGGAACCGGCCGACGACATCGCGCCGCGCGAGGGAGGAAGCAGCGGCGGTTCTCCCGGGGCCGGCGGCGGACGCCGCCGCGTGACGGTGGAACCGAAACCGTTGTACATCCCCTGGCCCGAATACCCGGAAGGCGTTCCCCGCGGGATCGAGGGAACGGTGGAACTGCTCGTCTTCGTGAATGAAAAAGGGGAAGTCGAGGCGGTGCATGTCGCCCGCGGACTTCCCCATGATCTCCTCAACCGCGCGGCCGTCAGGGCCGCCCGGCGTATCCGCTTCTCGCCGGGGCTGGAAAAGGGCTCCCCGACGGCGATGTGGGTGCGGCTCGCCATCGGGTTCCAGCCGAACTGA
- a CDS encoding CDP-alcohol phosphatidyltransferase family protein — protein MTVPNLLTSLRILMAITAACLFAGTEATAVAALLCIAASMLDWLDGWYARRFGQTTDLGAHLDPAADKILAGVIYVALAARFRWPWFSYLVGVMAVREAAVTLYRLVRRRRTGHLMPASRLGKAKTLVQCVVGDVLLFWTFVRPGTTPFFTREVFALMLLTTVLTVDSGLRYLLPRCPDGKKRSVTERIAQAVFGVRARES, from the coding sequence ATGACCGTACCGAATCTCCTGACTTCTCTCCGCATTCTCATGGCGATAACGGCGGCCTGTCTGTTCGCCGGAACGGAGGCGACGGCGGTCGCCGCCCTGCTCTGCATCGCGGCCTCGATGCTCGACTGGCTCGACGGCTGGTACGCGCGGCGGTTCGGACAGACCACGGATCTCGGCGCCCATCTCGACCCCGCCGCCGACAAGATACTCGCCGGCGTGATCTACGTCGCGCTCGCGGCACGTTTCCGCTGGCCATGGTTCTCCTATCTCGTCGGCGTGATGGCTGTGAGGGAGGCGGCCGTCACCCTCTACCGGCTCGTCCGAAGGCGCCGCACGGGACATCTGATGCCGGCGAGCAGGCTCGGCAAGGCGAAGACGCTCGTCCAGTGCGTCGTCGGCGACGTTCTGCTCTTCTGGACCTTCGTGCGCCCCGGTACGACGCCGTTCTTCACGCGCGAGGTCTTCGCGTTGATGCTGCTGACGACAGTTCTCACCGTCGATTCCGGGCTTCGGTACCTGTTGCCGAGATGCCCGGACGGCAAGAAACGCTCGGTTACCGAACGGATCGCGCAGGCCGTCTTCGGCGTGCGCGCGAGGGAGTCGTGA
- a CDS encoding nitroreductase family protein: protein MDIYEAIRTRTSVRSYLPDSIDDARLGRVLDAARLAPSGKNGQPWTFIVVRDPSIRRRLVPACKDQAFVGEAPVVVVACGREELAYRKMGGYWNSLPVDIGIAFEHLMLAAAAEGLGTCWIGAFIEEDVREILGVPADVKIVALTPIGYPAADQTPRPRKPMEEILMENRWEER, encoded by the coding sequence ATGGATATCTACGAAGCGATACGGACGCGGACGAGCGTCAGATCCTATCTGCCGGATTCGATCGACGATGCCCGCCTCGGGCGCGTGCTCGACGCGGCGCGGCTCGCGCCATCCGGCAAGAACGGACAACCCTGGACCTTCATCGTCGTCCGGGATCCTTCGATCAGGCGTCGACTCGTCCCGGCATGCAAGGACCAGGCGTTCGTCGGGGAGGCTCCCGTCGTCGTCGTCGCCTGCGGGCGCGAGGAGCTGGCGTACCGGAAGATGGGGGGATACTGGAACAGCCTGCCCGTCGACATCGGGATCGCGTTCGAGCACCTGATGCTCGCCGCAGCGGCGGAGGGGCTCGGCACCTGCTGGATCGGGGCCTTCATCGAGGAGGATGTGCGGGAGATCCTCGGCGTGCCGGCGGACGTGAAGATCGTCGCGCTCACGCCCATCGGATATCCGGCCGCCGATCAAACGCCCCGGCCGCGGAAACCGATGGAAGAGATCCTCATGGAGAATCGCTGGGAGGAACGATGA
- a CDS encoding HD-GYP domain-containing protein: MNVVIEALPAEYRAFSEAVLAFGKLLLQRRLFPAGHPAVDRTAEEAHRRIVEFIGNRESVSLRLVDGTVCYLNFELGEIDGQDKAIHLLRETFRRLSVGEMEFSSGVRPDELVAVAEIFLGSIRRDADVELPEAWSKVRHVKIRHGREGAASMLPVPAGHAARRARRIAGRETRPNGRESRMSRIIDGVLGRLEKFRSHEGNIAGRTIRELVEREGENTPVILLLNSLKSYDDYTFAHSVNVAVISAAVARRLGMPQAEISSVGVAALLHDIGKLYVPRSIIHKAGRLTPAEWQLVKKHPVDGARILAEEGVEQKIRRVAYEHHLRFDGHGYPTVGENYEQLTASHIVRIADSYDALTTKRAYRKQLSPYEAIKLMERTRGSEFHPDCMDIFLRVLGNLPIGSIVRLNTGERAVVVGTNAARGDLPIVRLIADGNGDTVHDGELVDLNDGSSGKRRLAGIDENAVRDVDVGRYLVEA, from the coding sequence ATGAACGTCGTCATCGAGGCGTTACCGGCGGAATACAGGGCGTTCAGCGAGGCCGTGCTCGCGTTCGGCAAGCTGTTGCTCCAGCGGCGGCTCTTTCCCGCCGGGCACCCGGCCGTCGACCGGACGGCCGAGGAGGCGCACCGGCGGATCGTCGAATTCATCGGGAACAGGGAGTCGGTATCCCTGAGGCTCGTCGATGGCACCGTCTGCTATCTCAACTTCGAACTGGGCGAGATCGACGGGCAGGACAAGGCGATCCACCTCCTCCGCGAGACGTTCAGGCGGCTTTCGGTCGGGGAGATGGAATTCAGCAGCGGTGTCCGGCCGGACGAACTCGTCGCGGTCGCGGAGATCTTCCTTGGATCGATACGACGGGACGCCGACGTCGAACTCCCCGAGGCCTGGTCGAAGGTGCGGCACGTCAAGATACGACACGGACGGGAGGGCGCGGCGTCGATGCTTCCCGTGCCCGCCGGACACGCGGCGCGGCGCGCAAGGCGGATCGCCGGACGGGAAACGCGGCCGAACGGGCGCGAGAGCAGGATGTCCCGCATCATCGACGGCGTGCTCGGCAGACTGGAGAAATTCCGCTCGCACGAGGGAAACATCGCCGGTCGGACGATCAGGGAACTCGTCGAGCGCGAGGGAGAAAACACGCCGGTCATCCTCCTTCTCAACTCGCTGAAGTCCTACGACGATTACACGTTCGCCCATTCCGTGAACGTCGCGGTCATCTCGGCGGCGGTCGCACGGCGGCTGGGAATGCCGCAGGCGGAGATCAGCAGCGTCGGCGTCGCCGCGCTGCTCCACGACATCGGGAAGCTCTACGTGCCGCGGTCCATCATCCACAAGGCGGGTCGCCTGACACCGGCCGAGTGGCAACTCGTGAAGAAGCATCCCGTCGACGGCGCGCGCATCCTCGCGGAAGAGGGCGTGGAGCAGAAGATACGCAGGGTCGCGTACGAACACCACCTGCGCTTCGATGGCCACGGTTATCCGACGGTCGGCGAAAACTACGAGCAGCTCACTGCGAGCCACATCGTCCGTATCGCCGATTCCTACGACGCACTGACGACGAAACGGGCCTACCGCAAACAGCTCAGCCCGTACGAGGCGATCAAGCTGATGGAACGGACGCGCGGCTCCGAGTTCCATCCCGATTGCATGGACATCTTCCTGAGGGTCCTCGGAAACCTGCCGATCGGCAGCATCGTGCGGCTGAATACGGGGGAAAGGGCCGTCGTCGTCGGCACGAACGCCGCACGGGGCGATCTGCCGATTGTTCGGCTCATCGCCGACGGCAATGGCGATACGGTGCACGACGGCGAACTCGTCGATCTCAACGACGGCTCGTCGGGAAAGAGGCGCCTCGCCGGGATCGACGAGAACGCCGTTCGCGACGTCGACGTGGGGCGGTATCTCGTGGAAGCGTAG
- a CDS encoding response regulator: MSSSILIVDDEVHLARILQFTLEHAGYEVHTAFDGEEALHAARKEKPDLVILDLMLPIIDGYEVCNILKGEEDFARTPVIILSARDLSSEEIAGGIRADRFMEKPFNSVVLIETIEELLSEAVTGD; this comes from the coding sequence ATGTCTTCTTCCATCCTCATCGTGGACGACGAAGTGCATCTTGCACGGATACTGCAGTTCACGCTCGAACACGCGGGGTACGAGGTCCACACGGCCTTCGACGGCGAGGAGGCGCTTCATGCGGCGCGGAAGGAGAAACCGGATCTCGTCATCCTCGATCTCATGCTGCCGATCATCGACGGCTACGAGGTCTGCAATATCCTGAAGGGCGAAGAGGATTTCGCCCGGACGCCGGTGATCATTCTCTCCGCGCGCGATCTGTCGAGCGAAGAGATCGCCGGCGGGATACGCGCGGACCGTTTCATGGAGAAGCCGTTCAATTCGGTCGTGTTGATCGAGACGATCGAGGAGCTGCTGTCGGAAGCCGTCACCGGCGATTGA
- a CDS encoding DUF116 domain-containing protein — MNDERDTDDRRTDRKRVLGEEWTDWDGTGDADASAGKRPFLLLSLVILIGLILLGLLFWYLVLPRFEAFGGPWPIVLTVLVFAAALLLLCWYLLLLAALRSRAVYTGICLTRGANLFFFLLPVALRFAAPFGLSRDRLSHSFIRVSNQLVRGGIGDGPVLTLLPRCLRKDLLLETRRICGEYEDVAVHTAPGGSIARKIIKETRPRAIVAVACERDLVSGIQDIAPVIPVIGLPNTRPAGPCKDTEIDLDELRSALDFFTDRP, encoded by the coding sequence ATGAACGACGAACGCGACACGGACGACAGGCGCACCGACCGCAAACGGGTCCTCGGCGAGGAATGGACCGACTGGGACGGTACCGGCGACGCCGACGCGTCGGCGGGCAAGCGGCCGTTCCTGCTCCTCTCGCTCGTCATACTGATCGGCCTGATCCTCCTCGGCCTCCTGTTCTGGTATCTCGTCCTTCCCCGGTTCGAGGCCTTCGGCGGGCCCTGGCCGATCGTCCTGACGGTCCTCGTCTTCGCCGCGGCGCTGCTGCTGCTCTGCTGGTATCTCCTTCTCCTCGCCGCGCTGCGAAGCCGGGCGGTGTACACGGGAATCTGTCTCACGAGGGGCGCGAACCTCTTCTTCTTCCTCCTGCCCGTCGCCCTTCGTTTCGCCGCCCCGTTCGGCCTCTCACGCGACCGCCTGAGCCATTCCTTCATCCGCGTGAGCAACCAGCTCGTCCGCGGCGGGATCGGCGACGGGCCCGTGCTGACCCTGCTCCCTCGCTGCCTCAGGAAGGATCTGCTTCTGGAGACGCGGCGAATCTGCGGCGAATACGAAGATGTCGCCGTCCACACGGCCCCCGGCGGCTCGATCGCCCGCAAGATCATCAAGGAGACGCGACCGCGAGCGATCGTCGCCGTCGCCTGCGAGCGCGATCTCGTCTCGGGGATCCAGGACATCGCACCGGTCATCCCCGTGATCGGCCTGCCCAACACGCGCCCGGCGGGCCCCTGCAAGGACACCGAGATCGATCTCGACGAACTGCGTTCGGCTCTCGATTTCTTCACAGACCGCCCGTGA
- a CDS encoding DMT family transporter: protein MSDGRARAYPALGAGIVGVSFAAIFIRLADAPPAAVAALRLVFTTVLLAPAAAFDPSFRQEIARLDGRDRLLIAFSGLMLALHFALWITSLAMTGVASSVVFVTTNPLFVTLFSIMFFEEHVPRVFWAGLALAAAGAAVIGWGDIPGARVTGDLLAIGGAIAAAAYFLVGGRVRRRVSLLTYVVPVYAVAAVCLVVFAAAMSTPLVGHEPRVYVYCLLMAVVSQIGGHTLFNWALGRLGTRIVAAATIGEPVGASLLAFLFLKEVPGAAGFIGGGLILAGLYVSIALGGAAPDPAITGRR, encoded by the coding sequence ATGAGCGACGGTCGGGCGCGAGCGTATCCTGCATTGGGGGCGGGTATCGTCGGCGTCTCGTTCGCCGCCATCTTCATCCGGCTCGCCGATGCGCCGCCGGCCGCGGTGGCGGCGCTGCGGCTCGTCTTCACCACGGTTCTCCTCGCCCCGGCGGCTGCCTTCGATCCGTCCTTCCGGCAGGAGATCGCCCGGCTCGACGGACGCGATCGCCTGCTGATCGCGTTCTCCGGACTGATGCTCGCACTCCATTTCGCGCTCTGGATCACCTCCCTGGCGATGACCGGCGTGGCGAGCAGCGTCGTCTTCGTGACGACGAATCCGCTCTTCGTCACCCTCTTCTCGATCATGTTCTTCGAGGAACACGTGCCGCGCGTCTTCTGGGCGGGACTGGCGCTGGCCGCGGCGGGGGCGGCCGTCATCGGCTGGGGCGACATCCCCGGCGCGCGCGTGACGGGGGACCTGCTCGCGATCGGCGGCGCAATCGCCGCGGCGGCCTATTTCCTCGTCGGCGGGCGCGTTCGGCGGCGCGTATCGCTTCTCACCTATGTCGTGCCCGTCTACGCGGTGGCCGCCGTCTGCCTGGTCGTCTTCGCCGCAGCGATGTCGACGCCGCTCGTCGGGCATGAACCGCGTGTCTACGTGTACTGCCTCCTGATGGCCGTCGTCAGCCAGATCGGCGGGCACACCCTCTTCAACTGGGCGCTCGGACGCCTCGGGACACGGATCGTGGCGGCCGCCACGATCGGCGAACCCGTCGGGGCGAGCCTGCTCGCGTTCCTCTTCCTGAAGGAAGTCCCGGGAGCGGCGGGATTCATCGGGGGTGGGCTGATCCTCGCGGGGCTCTACGTCTCCATCGCGCTCGGCGGGGCTGCGCCGGATCCCGCGATCACAGGCCGTCGATGA